In Halorhabdus rudnickae, the following proteins share a genomic window:
- the folP gene encoding dihydropteroate synthase has product MRYHEAANFLFDLRRFSPRPGTEATRELLGYVDDPQESLTAVQIAGSNGKGSTARMLETVLREAGLDVGIYTSPHLDDVRERARVNGRKLSKAALVEFVERIEPYVTENAAAGDAPTFFETLTAMALWEFGRREVDVAILEVGIGGRHDATSVVDPVASAVTSITLEHTDFLGETIEEIASDKAAVAPAKAPLVTAATGDALAAIRGEAGEVCRVGTDDDAAVTVGAAGRDGLEQLVTLSGTDWAFEARLPLLGAHQARNAGVAAALARQVADVDDTDLEGGLRRATWPGRFEVLDREPLVVLDGAHNPGGCEQVDETLSTFEYDDLHLVVGAMCDKDHRGMAAALPEPDTVITTRPDVGRAEDAGVLARAFVIETDADVETRSTVADALDLALESAGPNDAVLVVGSLYAVREARSRWTRPKIPKRVESLPEAQAVLEDAHVTDTDAWETRTQGVHRVLKTRLQPREARTLEDALRSVGGECAVSAVDDSDRERVDIVLMGTHAQFERVVGRLDDRADVGSSLAAELREALSVDTVPNDHGLPWEDGTAVMGILNVTPDSFHDGGEYDALADALDRAEEMIEAGVDIVDVGGESTRPGADPVSVETERERVVPVIERLADRDVTVSVDTRKVDVAEAALEAGADILNDVSGLEDPGMAHLAAEHDASIVVMHSIDTPVDPDHEVHYDDIVEDVLAELTERVLLAEKAGLDRSRILVDPGMGFGKSAAENFELLDRLEELRGLGCPVLIGHSHKSMFGLIGREAGERYEPTIAATALAADRGADVIRVHDAAANVAAVHVARTAADPDSSGK; this is encoded by the coding sequence ATGCGCTATCACGAGGCCGCAAACTTTCTTTTCGACCTCCGTCGGTTCTCGCCACGTCCTGGCACCGAGGCGACGCGGGAGTTGCTCGGGTATGTAGACGACCCACAGGAATCACTCACTGCGGTCCAGATCGCTGGCTCTAACGGCAAGGGAAGCACTGCACGGATGCTCGAGACGGTGCTTCGGGAGGCGGGACTGGACGTCGGGATCTACACCTCACCGCATCTTGATGACGTTCGTGAGCGTGCCCGGGTCAACGGACGAAAACTGTCGAAGGCGGCGCTCGTCGAGTTCGTCGAGCGGATCGAACCGTACGTCACCGAGAACGCGGCGGCGGGCGACGCGCCGACGTTCTTCGAGACGCTGACGGCCATGGCGCTGTGGGAGTTCGGCCGCCGCGAGGTCGACGTCGCGATCCTGGAGGTCGGCATCGGCGGTCGTCACGACGCCACGAGCGTGGTCGATCCCGTCGCCAGCGCGGTCACGAGCATCACCCTCGAACACACGGACTTCCTCGGCGAGACGATCGAAGAGATCGCGAGCGACAAAGCTGCGGTCGCCCCCGCGAAAGCGCCGCTGGTGACGGCCGCGACCGGTGACGCACTGGCCGCCATCCGCGGCGAGGCCGGTGAGGTCTGCCGGGTTGGAACTGACGACGACGCCGCGGTCACGGTCGGCGCCGCCGGGCGGGACGGCCTGGAACAACTCGTCACGCTGTCCGGGACGGACTGGGCATTCGAGGCGCGGCTCCCGCTGCTGGGCGCCCATCAGGCGCGAAACGCTGGCGTCGCGGCGGCACTCGCCCGACAGGTCGCTGATGTGGACGACACCGACCTCGAAGGCGGCCTCCGACGGGCTACCTGGCCGGGACGGTTCGAAGTCCTCGACCGCGAACCACTGGTCGTCCTGGACGGCGCACACAACCCCGGGGGCTGCGAGCAGGTCGATGAGACGCTCTCGACGTTCGAGTACGACGATCTGCACCTCGTCGTCGGCGCGATGTGCGACAAGGACCACCGCGGCATGGCGGCGGCGCTGCCCGAACCTGATACTGTTATCACTACCCGTCCGGATGTCGGCCGGGCGGAGGACGCGGGCGTCCTCGCCCGGGCGTTCGTGATCGAGACCGACGCTGACGTCGAGACCCGTTCGACGGTGGCCGATGCGCTGGATCTGGCACTCGAGTCTGCCGGCCCGAATGACGCCGTCCTCGTCGTGGGTTCGCTGTACGCCGTCAGGGAGGCGCGCTCGCGCTGGACGCGACCGAAGATCCCGAAGCGCGTCGAGTCACTCCCGGAAGCCCAGGCAGTTCTCGAAGACGCTCACGTCACCGACACGGACGCCTGGGAGACCCGAACTCAGGGAGTCCATCGCGTCTTGAAGACGCGCCTCCAGCCGCGCGAAGCTCGGACGCTCGAAGATGCGCTCCGTTCGGTAGGCGGGGAGTGTGCGGTCTCGGCCGTCGACGATAGCGACCGCGAACGCGTCGACATTGTACTCATGGGTACCCACGCGCAGTTCGAACGCGTCGTCGGACGACTCGACGACCGCGCCGACGTCGGATCGTCGCTGGCCGCGGAACTCCGCGAGGCGCTCTCGGTCGACACCGTCCCAAACGACCACGGTCTCCCTTGGGAGGACGGCACAGCCGTGATGGGGATCCTCAACGTCACGCCCGACAGTTTCCACGACGGCGGCGAGTACGACGCCCTGGCGGATGCACTCGACCGCGCAGAAGAGATGATCGAGGCAGGCGTCGACATCGTCGACGTGGGGGGCGAGAGCACCCGGCCCGGTGCCGATCCGGTGTCCGTCGAGACCGAGCGCGAGCGCGTGGTTCCGGTGATCGAGCGCCTCGCCGACCGGGACGTGACTGTCTCGGTCGACACGCGGAAAGTCGACGTCGCGGAAGCGGCCCTGGAAGCCGGCGCGGACATCCTCAACGACGTCTCCGGACTCGAAGATCCCGGCATGGCTCATCTCGCTGCCGAGCACGATGCGTCGATCGTCGTCATGCATAGTATCGACACCCCCGTCGATCCCGACCACGAGGTTCATTACGACGACATCGTCGAGGACGTCCTTGCGGAACTCACCGAACGCGTCCTACTGGCCGAGAAGGCCGGCCTCGACCGCTCGCGGATCCTCGTCGATCCCGGGATGGGCTTCGGGAAGAGCGCCGCGGAGAACTTCGAACTGCTCGATCGCCTCGAGGAACTCCGCGGGCTGGGTTGCCCGGTCCTGATCGGACACTCTCATAAGTCGATGTTCGGGCTGATCGGCCGCGAGGCCGGCGAGCGCTACGAGCCAACGATCGCAGCTACCGCCCTGGCGGCCGATCGCGGCGCCGACGTGATCCGCGTCCACGACGCGGCAGCCAACGTCGCGGCCGTCCACGTCGCACGCACGGCCGCCGATCCGGATAGCTCCGGAAAATGA
- a CDS encoding aldo/keto reductase — translation MTALPEIGLGTWQNEDPEQCAQSVRTALEMGYRHVDTAEFYGNEDAVGEGIARADVDREEIFLATKVHPSATGVAYEDVLDAADKSRERLGVESLDLLYVHWPTGEYDPEETLPAFDELRERGAIEHVGVSNFEPYNLDRALDVLDAPLFANQIELHPLLPQERLRAYADEHDHHVVAYSPLARGDIFDVPEIMEIAEKHGVSAAQVSLAWVRQKGAYPIPKATSEAHIRDNFESLDLELDGEDVAAIDAIDRTERHVDFDSAPWHHRPE, via the coding sequence ATGACGGCGCTACCCGAAATCGGCCTCGGAACCTGGCAGAACGAGGACCCCGAACAGTGTGCCCAGAGCGTCCGGACCGCCCTGGAGATGGGCTATCGGCACGTCGACACCGCGGAGTTCTACGGCAACGAGGACGCCGTCGGCGAGGGGATCGCCCGGGCCGACGTCGATCGTGAAGAGATCTTCCTTGCGACGAAGGTCCATCCGTCCGCGACGGGCGTCGCTTACGAAGACGTCCTCGACGCCGCAGACAAGAGCCGCGAGCGCCTCGGCGTCGAGTCCCTCGATCTGCTGTACGTCCACTGGCCGACCGGCGAGTACGATCCCGAGGAGACGCTGCCGGCGTTCGACGAACTCCGCGAGCGCGGGGCGATCGAACACGTTGGCGTCTCGAACTTCGAACCGTACAACCTCGATCGCGCTCTGGACGTCCTTGACGCGCCGCTGTTCGCCAACCAGATCGAGCTGCACCCGCTGCTCCCCCAGGAGCGACTGCGCGCGTACGCCGATGAACACGATCATCACGTCGTCGCGTACTCCCCGCTCGCCCGCGGAGATATCTTCGACGTGCCCGAGATCATGGAGATCGCCGAGAAACACGGCGTCAGCGCGGCCCAGGTCAGCCTGGCGTGGGTCCGCCAGAAGGGTGCCTATCCGATCCCAAAGGCCACGAGCGAGGCCCACATCCGGGACAACTTCGAGAGCCTCGATCTCGAACTCGACGGGGAAGACGTCGCGGCCATCGACGCCATCGACCGGACCGAGCGCCACGTCGACTTCGACAGCGCCCCCTGGCACCACCGTCCGGAATGA
- the dnaK gene encoding molecular chaperone DnaK, translating to MASNKILGIDLGTTNSAFAVMEGGDPEIIVNSEGDRTTPSVVAFDDGEQLVGKPAKNQAVKNPEETIQSIKRHMGEDDYTVELDGEEYTPEQVSAMILQKIKRDAEEYLGDDVEKAVITVPAYFNDRQRQATKDAGEIAGFDVERIINEPTAASMAYGLDDESDQTVLVYDLGGGTFDVSILDLGGGVYEVVATNGDNDLGGDDWDRAVIDWLAEDFENEHGIDLREDRQALQRLKDAAEEAKVELSSRKETEINLPFITSTDDGPVHLETDLTRATFESLTEDLIERTVEPTEQALNDAGYAKSDIDEVLLVGGSTRMPQVQEKVEELTGKEPKKNVNPDEAVGLGAAIQGGVLSGDVDDIVLLDVTPLSLGVEVKGGLFERLIEKNTTIPTEESKIFTTAAANQTSVQIRVFQGEREIAEENELLGAFMLSGIPPAPAGTPQIEVTFSIDENGIVNVSAEDQGSGNSEEITIEGGVGLSDEEIDEMQEEAEQHAEEDQKRRERIEARNEAESAIQRAETLLEENEEAVDDDLRTDIEGKIEAVEETLEGDDATKEDYESATEDLTEALQEIGKQMYQEQAAEGAAGAGAGAGGAAGAGGMGGMGGGPAGGAAGAGPGAAGGADDEEYVDADFEEVDDEDDEE from the coding sequence ATGGCGAGCAACAAGATTCTCGGAATCGACCTGGGGACGACCAACAGCGCGTTCGCAGTGATGGAGGGTGGCGATCCGGAGATCATCGTCAACAGCGAGGGCGACCGCACGACCCCGTCGGTCGTCGCGTTCGACGACGGCGAGCAACTCGTCGGCAAACCGGCGAAAAACCAGGCCGTCAAGAACCCCGAGGAGACGATCCAGTCGATCAAGCGCCATATGGGCGAGGACGACTACACCGTCGAGCTGGACGGCGAGGAGTACACGCCCGAGCAGGTCTCGGCGATGATCCTCCAGAAGATCAAACGTGACGCCGAGGAGTACCTCGGCGACGACGTCGAGAAGGCCGTCATCACGGTACCGGCGTACTTCAACGACCGCCAGCGCCAGGCAACGAAAGACGCCGGCGAGATCGCCGGCTTCGACGTCGAGCGCATCATCAACGAGCCGACGGCGGCCTCGATGGCCTACGGATTAGACGATGAATCCGACCAGACAGTGCTAGTCTATGACCTGGGCGGCGGGACGTTCGACGTCTCGATTCTGGACCTGGGTGGCGGCGTCTACGAGGTCGTCGCCACCAACGGCGATAACGACCTCGGTGGGGACGACTGGGACCGGGCCGTCATCGACTGGCTGGCCGAGGACTTCGAGAACGAACACGGGATCGATCTCCGTGAGGACCGCCAGGCCCTCCAACGACTCAAGGACGCTGCCGAGGAGGCCAAGGTCGAACTCTCCTCGCGCAAGGAGACGGAGATCAACCTCCCCTTTATCACGTCGACCGACGACGGCCCCGTCCATCTGGAGACGGACCTCACGCGGGCGACCTTCGAGAGTCTGACCGAGGACTTGATCGAGCGCACCGTCGAGCCGACCGAGCAGGCCCTCAATGACGCCGGATACGCGAAATCGGACATCGACGAGGTGCTGCTGGTCGGTGGGTCGACCCGGATGCCCCAGGTTCAGGAGAAAGTCGAGGAACTCACGGGCAAGGAACCGAAGAAGAACGTCAATCCCGACGAGGCAGTCGGGTTGGGCGCGGCGATCCAGGGCGGTGTCCTCTCTGGAGATGTCGACGATATCGTCCTGCTGGACGTGACGCCCCTGAGCCTCGGTGTCGAGGTCAAGGGCGGTCTCTTCGAGCGGCTCATCGAGAAAAACACCACCATCCCGACAGAGGAGTCGAAGATTTTCACCACGGCGGCGGCCAACCAGACATCGGTACAGATCCGCGTCTTCCAGGGCGAACGTGAGATCGCCGAGGAGAACGAACTGCTTGGCGCGTTCATGCTATCCGGGATCCCGCCGGCGCCCGCTGGAACACCCCAGATCGAGGTGACCTTCTCGATCGACGAGAACGGTATCGTCAACGTCTCCGCGGAAGACCAGGGCTCCGGTAACTCCGAGGAGATCACCATCGAGGGCGGCGTCGGCCTCTCGGACGAGGAGATCGATGAGATGCAAGAAGAGGCCGAACAACACGCCGAGGAAGACCAGAAGCGTCGCGAGCGCATCGAGGCCCGCAACGAGGCCGAAAGTGCCATCCAGCGGGCCGAGACGCTGCTGGAAGAGAACGAAGAAGCCGTCGACGACGACCTCCGGACGGACATCGAGGGCAAGATCGAGGCCGTCGAGGAGACTCTCGAGGGCGACGACGCCACGAAGGAAGACTACGAGAGCGCCACGGAGGACCTGACCGAGGCGCTCCAGGAGATCGGCAAGCAGATGTACCAAGAGCAAGCCGCCGAAGGCGCAGCCGGTGCGGGCGCCGGGGCTGGCGGCGCGGCCGGTGCCGGCGGCATGGGCGGTATGGGCGGTGGTCCCGCTGGCGGCGCGGCCGGTGCCGGCCCGGGCGCGGCGGGTGGTGCCGACGACGAGGAGTACGTCGACGCCGACTTCGAAGAAGTAGACGACGAAGACGACGAAGAGTAA
- a CDS encoding ATP-NAD kinase family protein, protein MRRVGFLLNPIAGMGGRVGLKGTDGKVAEARERGAKPRAPDRAQQTLDALAPHGDVTLVTVPGVMGADAAREAGFDPTVVAEPAAGPAATIGETTAADTRRAVAALVAADVDVVVFVGGDGTAVDVAETLEALGSEIPMLGVPAGVKVYSGVFAVDPTAAAEIVATFEETEPGDVLDLDENAFREGVVSTELRSTATTPADRRRQSPKQRVGGTVETLAAGVAAEVDPGTTYVFGPGSTVGAIESRLGFEGSPLGVDVWRDGEVLIEDGSESEILANLGTDNVVIVSPIGGQGFVLGRGNQQLSPDVLRQSDIRIVASRRKLDGIGVLRVDTGDRALEERLRGWHRVRVGRVESRLVRVV, encoded by the coding sequence ATGCGACGGGTCGGCTTCCTGCTCAACCCGATCGCCGGCATGGGCGGGCGCGTCGGGCTGAAAGGGACCGACGGTAAGGTCGCCGAGGCCCGCGAACGCGGAGCGAAACCGCGGGCGCCCGACAGAGCGCAACAGACGCTCGACGCACTGGCACCCCACGGCGATGTGACACTGGTGACGGTGCCAGGGGTCATGGGAGCCGACGCCGCCCGCGAGGCTGGGTTCGATCCCACGGTCGTCGCCGAACCGGCCGCAGGACCGGCGGCGACGATCGGCGAGACGACGGCGGCGGACACCCGACGTGCCGTCGCCGCGCTGGTCGCCGCGGATGTCGACGTGGTGGTGTTCGTCGGGGGCGACGGTACTGCTGTCGACGTCGCGGAGACGCTTGAGGCGCTCGGGAGCGAGATACCGATGCTCGGCGTCCCGGCGGGCGTGAAAGTCTACTCGGGCGTCTTCGCCGTCGATCCGACGGCCGCCGCGGAGATCGTTGCCACCTTCGAGGAGACCGAACCCGGAGACGTCCTCGATCTCGACGAGAACGCCTTCCGAGAGGGGGTGGTCTCGACGGAATTGCGCTCGACGGCGACGACACCGGCCGATCGGCGACGGCAGTCCCCCAAGCAGCGAGTCGGCGGGACGGTGGAGACGCTCGCGGCGGGCGTCGCGGCCGAAGTCGATCCCGGAACGACCTACGTGTTCGGGCCGGGGAGTACCGTCGGCGCGATCGAATCACGGCTCGGGTTCGAGGGATCGCCGCTGGGCGTCGACGTTTGGCGGGACGGAGAGGTCCTGATCGAAGACGGCAGCGAATCCGAGATTCTCGCGAACCTCGGGACAGACAACGTCGTGATCGTCTCACCGATCGGCGGCCAGGGGTTCGTCCTCGGTCGCGGCAATCAGCAACTCTCACCCGATGTCCTCCGACAGTCCGACATCCGGATCGTCGCCTCGCGCCGGAAACTCGACGGGATCGGCGTCCTCAGGGTAGACACCGGTGACCGCGCCCTTGAGGAACGACTACGCGGCTGGCACCGCGTTCGAGTCGGGCGCGTCGAAAGCCGGCTCGTCCGAGTCGTCTAA
- a CDS encoding phosphate uptake regulator PhoU — translation MDTRKVQQLGPSTLAMTLPADWTSENGVEKGDEVSLRIGGKGMLTVFPESVDSGESEATIHVSTLDADSVERAIVAQYVLGRRVIHVEVDDDETLPSSHINAVYNAETQLMGLGVIEETPNRIAIRCSVDPADFSLENLLERLESTGSTMRTEAIKALAHGNPDLAQRALNRERQANKIFVLLLRLIFTAYQNPNLAHAVGLEDGFPLVGYRSVAKNLELTADNAEDIADIALETDGHRLNVDTETMERIRDLTEQVDELTALAVRAVVERDFEIANDVRARFREIDDLEDELLAGLDEMPNSDLLAVRDVLVALQETAQYAVRNAEIATNLALNEESEHTTIE, via the coding sequence ATGGATACGCGGAAGGTCCAGCAGCTCGGTCCATCGACCCTGGCGATGACGCTCCCGGCCGACTGGACGAGCGAGAACGGCGTCGAGAAAGGTGACGAAGTCTCCCTGCGAATCGGCGGCAAGGGCATGTTGACTGTCTTTCCCGAGTCCGTCGACTCGGGGGAGTCAGAGGCGACGATCCACGTCTCGACCCTCGATGCGGATTCCGTCGAGCGAGCCATCGTCGCCCAGTACGTCCTCGGTCGGCGAGTGATCCATGTCGAGGTCGACGACGACGAGACGCTGCCGAGTTCGCACATCAACGCCGTCTACAACGCCGAGACGCAGCTGATGGGGCTGGGTGTCATCGAAGAGACGCCAAATCGGATCGCTATCCGGTGTTCGGTCGATCCGGCGGATTTCAGCCTCGAAAACTTGCTCGAACGCCTAGAGAGTACAGGAAGTACGATGCGGACCGAGGCGATCAAGGCACTGGCACACGGCAACCCCGATCTCGCCCAGCGGGCGTTGAACCGCGAACGGCAGGCCAACAAGATCTTCGTCCTGCTGTTGCGGCTGATCTTTACCGCCTATCAGAACCCCAACCTCGCCCACGCCGTGGGACTGGAGGATGGGTTTCCCCTGGTCGGGTATCGGTCAGTCGCGAAAAACCTTGAGTTGACCGCCGACAACGCCGAGGACATTGCAGATATCGCCCTGGAGACGGACGGACATCGACTCAACGTGGACACCGAAACCATGGAGCGGATCAGAGACCTGACCGAACAGGTCGACGAACTCACCGCACTTGCCGTCAGAGCCGTCGTCGAACGCGACTTCGAGATCGCCAACGACGTCCGTGCGCGCTTTCGGGAGATCGACGACCTCGAGGACGAACTGTTGGCGGGCCTCGATGAGATGCCGAATAGCGACCTGCTGGCGGTCAGGGACGTCCTGGTCGCCCTTCAGGAGACGGCCCAGTACGCGGTCAGAAACGCCGAGATCGCGACGAACCTCGCGCTGAACGAGGAGTCAGAGCACACGACGATAGAGTGA
- the grpE gene encoding nucleotide exchange factor GrpE, which yields MTETEQDDGSVERTDEGATDADGASDGSAETPESDSESVASLREELLEEVQETDDAELADEIAARELEIETLRAEIDELEETVAEHEAEIEDLNSRLKRKQADFQNYKKRMERKREEEKRRATEDLVERLLDVRDNLQRALEQDDPADLRDGVESTFRQFERELDRENVAPIEPEPGDEVDPEGHEVLAQIEADYPEGTIADVHRPGYEMGEKVLRPAQVAVSDGSNDENETDS from the coding sequence ATGACTGAGACCGAGCAGGACGACGGGAGCGTCGAGCGGACCGACGAGGGGGCGACTGACGCCGACGGTGCGTCCGACGGCTCGGCAGAAACGCCCGAATCCGATTCCGAGAGCGTCGCCTCCCTTCGTGAGGAGCTGCTGGAGGAGGTACAGGAGACCGACGACGCGGAACTCGCCGACGAGATCGCCGCCCGCGAACTCGAGATCGAGACGCTTCGGGCCGAGATCGACGAACTGGAGGAGACCGTCGCGGAGCACGAGGCGGAGATCGAGGACCTCAATTCCCGTCTCAAACGCAAGCAGGCGGACTTCCAGAACTACAAAAAGCGGATGGAACGCAAACGCGAAGAGGAGAAACGACGTGCCACGGAAGACCTCGTCGAGCGTCTTCTCGACGTTCGAGACAACTTACAGCGCGCTCTCGAACAGGACGACCCCGCGGACCTCCGGGACGGCGTCGAGTCGACGTTCCGGCAGTTCGAACGGGAACTCGACCGAGAGAACGTTGCCCCGATCGAGCCGGAACCCGGTGACGAGGTCGACCCAGAAGGTCACGAGGTGCTGGCCCAGATCGAGGCCGACTACCCCGAAGGCACGATCGCAGACGTCCACCGGCCAGGCTACGAGATGGGCGAGAAAGTACTCCGTCCGGCGCAGGTGGCCGTCAGTGACGGCTCGAACGACGAGAACGAAACCGACAGCTAA